One genomic segment of Hydrocarboniclastica marina includes these proteins:
- a CDS encoding sulfurtransferase TusA family protein, with protein sequence MTDNEVQAAASATPDQVLDTSALNCPMPLLKTKLALNNMAVGSKLLVVATDSGSARDIPHYISRTDHRLLDQAESEGRFRFLIERG encoded by the coding sequence ATGACTGATAATGAAGTCCAGGCTGCAGCTTCGGCTACGCCAGACCAGGTCCTCGACACGAGCGCGCTCAACTGCCCGATGCCCTTGCTCAAAACCAAACTCGCCCTGAACAATATGGCAGTCGGCTCAAAGTTGTTGGTAGTTGCCACAGACTCCGGCTCTGCTCGCGACATTCCTCACTACATTTCCAGAACAGACCACCGGCTGCTGGATCAGGCCGAGTCAGAGGGGCGTTTTCGGTTCCTGATCGAGCGGGGATAA
- a CDS encoding peroxiredoxin — protein sequence MSTKLSVGQAVPDFTATATGDQTFTLSAERGKNLVIYFYPKDSTPGCTTEGQEFRDAISAFEAANTRILGVSRDSLRSHENFKAKQSFPFDLISDPDESVCRLFDVIKLKKLYGKEHLGIERSTFLIDADGRLAREWRGVKVKGHVEEVLAAAQSL from the coding sequence ATGTCGACAAAGCTTTCAGTGGGACAGGCTGTCCCTGACTTCACTGCGACCGCAACCGGCGATCAGACCTTCACATTGTCCGCAGAGCGCGGAAAGAACCTCGTGATCTACTTCTACCCCAAGGACAGCACGCCCGGCTGTACGACAGAAGGCCAGGAATTTCGCGATGCCATAAGCGCATTTGAAGCAGCCAATACGCGTATCCTCGGAGTCTCACGCGACAGTCTTCGCAGCCACGAAAACTTCAAAGCCAAGCAGTCGTTCCCGTTCGATCTGATTTCCGATCCGGACGAATCCGTTTGCAGGCTTTTTGATGTAATCAAGCTCAAGAAACTCTATGGCAAGGAACACCTGGGGATAGAACGCAGCACTTTTCTGATCGACGCTGACGGCAGACTTGCCCGGGAATGGCGCGGTGTAAAGGTCAAAGGTCATGTTGAGGAAGTTCTGGCGGCCGCCCAGTCTCTTTAA
- a CDS encoding glycine cleavage system protein R, translating into MHKPVKRENYLVISAIGREHQLAILDISREVASHRCTILECRMTVLGEESAAYWLVTGSWDLVSKLEQALERLRQRHGWSLQIQRTPGRPNRPGMPYTVNVVAADGPGIIHDVVLFFSSRDIAVDDLQSNTYNAHQSDTRIFSMTLVVRLPPSTHLPSMREEFMLFCDERNLDAVIEPLRGI; encoded by the coding sequence ATGCACAAGCCGGTCAAACGTGAAAACTACCTTGTTATATCGGCTATCGGGCGGGAGCATCAACTGGCTATCCTGGACATTTCCCGCGAGGTCGCAAGTCATCGGTGCACGATACTGGAGTGCCGGATGACGGTACTTGGCGAAGAGTCCGCTGCGTACTGGCTTGTGACCGGCAGCTGGGACCTGGTTTCCAAGCTTGAACAGGCGCTCGAAAGACTTCGGCAACGCCACGGCTGGAGCCTGCAGATCCAGCGCACCCCGGGGCGCCCCAATCGTCCCGGCATGCCATACACTGTCAACGTTGTGGCCGCCGACGGGCCCGGCATCATTCATGATGTAGTGCTTTTCTTTTCGTCAAGGGACATCGCTGTTGATGATCTCCAGTCCAATACCTACAACGCGCACCAGTCCGACACGCGAATTTTCTCGATGACGTTGGTCGTGCGCCTGCCGCCGTCGACTCACCTTCCTTCAATGAGGGAAGAGTTCATGCTGTTCTGTGACGAACGCAATCTCGATGCCGTGATAGAGCCTCTGCGCGGCATCTAG